A region of Cucumis melo cultivar AY chromosome 2, USDA_Cmelo_AY_1.0, whole genome shotgun sequence DNA encodes the following proteins:
- the LOC103493907 gene encoding prohibitin-3, mitochondrial, with translation MGSSQAAVSFLTNIARAAFGLGAAASVLNASLYTVDGGERAVLFDRFRGVIDETVGEGTHFLIPWLQKPFIFDIRTRPHTFSSVSGTKDLQMVNLSLRVLSRPEISRLSDIFKTLGLEYDEKVLPSIGNEVLKAVVAQFNADQLLTERPHVSALVRESLVRRAKDFNIVLDDVAITHLSYSPEFSKAVEQKQVAQQEAERSKFVVAKAEQERRAAIIRAEGESESAKLISDATSAAGMGLIELRRIEASREIASTLSKSPNVAYLPGGQNMLLALNPSR, from the coding sequence ATGGGTAGCAGCCAAGCCGCTGTATCATTTCTCACCAATATTGCTCGTGCTGCTTTCGGTCTCGGCGCCGCTGCATCGGTTCTGAATGCCTCCCTTTACACTGTCGACGGTGGTGAAAGAGCTGTTCTCTTCGATCGATTTCGGGGTGTAATCGACGAGACTGTTGGCGAGGGAACACATTTCTTGATTCCATGGCTTCAAAAGCCCTTTATATTTGATATTCGTACGAGACCACACACTTTCTCGTCTGTTTCCGGTACTAAAGATCTTCAGATGGTAAATCTGAGCCTTCGTGTTCTCTCTCGTCCTGAGATTTCTCGACTCTCAGATATTTTCAAAACCCTAGGTCTAGAGTACGACGAGAAGGTCCTCCCTTCAATTGGAAATGAGGTTCTGAAAGCCGTCGTCGCTCAGTTTAACGCCGATCAGCTTTTGACTGAGCGGCCTCACGTTTCGGCTCTTGTGCGTGAGAGCTTGGTTCGGAGGGCTAAGGACTTCAACATTGTGCTGGATGACGTTGCTATCACTCATTTGTCTTATAGCCCGGAGTTCTCCAAGGCAGTTGAGCAGAAGCAAGTAGCTCAACAAGAGGCTGAGCGTTCAAAATTTGTTGTGGCCAAGGCTGAACAAGAAAGAAGAGCTGCAATTATTAGGGCTGAAGGTGAAAGCGAGTCAGCTAAGTTGATTTCTGATGCTACATCGGCTGCTGGTATGGGTTTGATCGAGCTGAGGAGAATTGAAGCATCAAGGGAGATCGCATCCACCCTCTCCAAGTCGCCGAATGTGGCCTACTTGCCCGGTGGTCAGAACATGCTTTTGGCTCTGAATCCGAGCCGGTGA